The genomic segment AGGCCCAGAGGCCATAGCACACCTCACATGTATGGAAAACTGTGAGAGGACGTTAGCTGTCTCCGACAGGTTTGCTTTGTTCCTGAACTGCACGAACTGTGCGAGCCGTGATGTCTACAGATGGTCACTTTTGTCTTCTTCAGGTGGTGAGATGCTATTTGACTGGAGCGGGGAAACTGTAACAGGAAGGCATGGTGCTTATCTGTCCGTAAAAGCTTTTGCTTTTCGGTATTTTTTGGAAGCTGAGTTTTGGATTTCTCTCCATCTGGCAAGTTGGACTGGAACGACCTCGGTCTTCAggcattcttttattattaaccACGGCCCTCAAATCGGAGAATGCAAAATTAATCCAGCTAAAGGAATCGCACTTATGACTAAATTTGTTGTCCAGTGTAGTAATTTTAGGGATAAGCACATGCctcttacatataaaataattgtttctgaTGTGCACGGTGCTGGTGAAATCAGTTCAGTAAAAGAGAACACCCTGGGGACCATCTTGTACTTGGGGCCTCAGTCCACAGCacccccttcctttctccctgttGGTATGTTGGCCAATCAATATGCCTTGAAGATATATGCCCAGGTCTACGACGCTCTAGGAGCTTTTTCTCAGGTGACTTTGTATGCTACTGCACAAGCTCCCACCAACAAAAATTCATCAAAAACTGTGTTGAATCAGTTACTCAGTTTCACCATGGGACCGAGTTCCTTGCTGTCTACTTTGATTCAAAAGCAGGATTTTTTACCCGCAGGTTACTTAATGTACGTAGTCGCTTCCGTTTTGAATAACATGAGAACGGAATTCTCGCTTCAAGATGACAGAGTCAGTCTCCGAGAACACCTCGTTGAACAGTCTTTCCTTCTTCCTGCGAGCACTTTGGTGGAAATTGGCCAGGTGGTCATGGCTGTCACCAAATTAACGCAGAAACCCTCTGAATTCACTTGGGATGCTCAGAAACGTGTCACCATGAGGACATGGCAGGCAAATCATGCCTTGCAAGAGTATCAACAAAAAGATCAACACTTTCGATCTGAACAAATAGAAATTGTGAGCACTGGAATATTAATGACTATGTCCAATATTCTTAATCTGACTTCTTCTAACCAAGCGATGAAAGATCCTTTCTGTGTATTAGAATCTCTGTCAGACACAATACTGGCTAATAAGGTGCCAGGCAACGAAACCACCTCAATGAGAACCCCCAATTTCAACATGTATGTCAAGAAAGTTGAAAAATGGGATGTTACCCAGGTATTCAGAGATGAGAAGCACTGCAGAAATTGTTTTTACCCAACACTCAATGCAAGCAGTGTTCCCGGTCTTTCTGCAAATGCTCCCATTTCCACCATGTTTTGTGATTTCACAAATGATCCCTTTCCTTGGTTAAATGATCAGGAAAACACTTCGTTCGTGATATCTGGATTCAGAATGACAGGAGTTGCAGATAACGGCAGCGTGCTAGAGATCACACCTGATGTAGCGGAAGTGTTCCTTGTCAGGAAAAACGTGGCCTTTGCAGCTTTtgatctcacagtggggcccGACAGAGAGGTTGATGGGTCCTCGAAGACGACAGGTGGGTTTAGCTTTCAAGTGGACAGCAGAGTGCCTAGGGAGGTGCTGGTCCACATCGTGACAGAAGTGACGGTGCCGTTCACGGTGTTGGTGTACACAGGCAGTCAGGTCACTCCCACAGCGCTGGTCGCCACCTTCCTCGTGCCTCACGACATCCCTCCGGTTGCCAGCCAAAGTGCCCTGTTTGACCCGGCCTGCAAAGTGAAGAAGGCTCGCGTGGTGTGCCTCCCCCTGTCCCTGCTGCAACTCATAGCCCAGCACAGCCATTCGCCCTTCTGTGCTGTATCCATAGTACTGCAGGCACCTCGTTTTGTCATGAAGCCCAGTGACAAGCTCGTAAGAATTTCTCTCTTCAGCGTCCAGTGTCTCGACATGTATGGGATCCAGAGTGAGTGGAGAGAGGGTTACTGCATTCTTGGTGAGAAGACCAGCTGGCATGAGGTGCACTGTGTCTGCAAGAACTTAGTGAGGGCCAGGCGGCAGCTGGGCACACTTGGACTCGCCAGCATTCACCTGCATACCCACTATGTGATGGCCAAGGTGCTTGTGATCCCTAATCCTGTGGATCTACGGTTAAACATCATTGAGACCCTTTACCAAAACCCGGTGACCCTCCTCACTGTGCTTTTCGTTATTCTCCTATACATGATCCTAGCTTTCTGGACCTTGTACAGGGATGAAATGGACCAGTTTCTTCGCGGGCATGTGATAGTTCTACCCGATAATGATCCTTATGATAATTTATGCTACTTGGTGACTGTTTTTACAGGAAGTCGTGGGGGTTCTGGGACCAGGGCCAATGTCTTTGTGCAGCTCAGAGGCACGGTGAGTACCAGTGATGTGCATTGTTTAagccatccccattttacagctctCCACAGAGGCAGCATTAGCACTTTCCTCCTAACGACAAAAGGTGACTTGGGGGACATCCACTCCATCCGTGTGTGGCACAACAACGAGGGCCATTCGCCTAGCTGGTATTTAAGTAGAATCAAAGTGGAAAATCTGTTTAGTAGGCATGTTTGGCTGTTCATATGCCAGAAATGGCTTTCTATTGATACCACTTTGGACAGAACATTTCAAGTTACCCATCCAGACGAGCCTCTGACCAGAAAAGactttttctttatagatgtGAGCAGTAAGCTCCAGAAAAACCACATGTGGTTCTCTGTTTTTGCTGGTGGTGTTGCTAAAACATTCAGCAGGCTCCAGAGACTGTCCTGTTGCTTAGCAACGTTGCTAAGCTCGCTTCTTTGCAATATTATGTTCTTTAATCTAAACAAACAACAGACTGAGTCAAGAGAAAGGAAGTACATCAGATCGATGATGATAGGAATCGAAAGTGTCTTCATTACAATCCCTGTGCAGTtattaataacttttttgttCACCTGTTCCCAGAGGAAACCTCACGCAGATCTAAAGGAGGCATCTCCTCAAAAGCTTCCTCTAATGGCAGAAGGAAGTGGACACTGGGAAGAGTCCTTGAGAACGTGGCATGCTAATGAAACTGCTAAGGAGCTTCCTAGGGAGGCTGCAAAAGGAACCCCCGAACCCAGGCTCCTTAAGGCTGCTCCTAAAGCCACCCCCGAACCCAAGCACAGGCATAGGAAAGCACAAATCAAGACCCCAGAGACCCGCAGGCCAAATACAAATTCCAATAACAACGAAGATGATCCGAATGTCCCTTCCGAAGAGCACTCTTCCCAACAGGAGCTCCGGCAGCTTAAGAAAAAGGCCCAGATCGTCCTGCCTTGGTGGTGTGTTTATGTTGCATGGTTTTTGGCTTTTGCTACTTCCAGCATATCCTCattcttcattgtattttatgGACTGACTTATGGCTATGACAAGTCGATGGAATGGCTCTTTGCATCTTTTTGTTCATTCTGTCAGTCAGTGTTTCTGGTGCAGCCATGTAAGATTATACTCTTGTCAGGCTTCAGAACAAATAAACCCAAGTATTGCAAAAACCTTTCGTGGTCAACCATGTATCAATATACTGAGATCAGGCTGGGTGGAATGAGTAAGCATCCAGACGAAAGGCAGAGGATACATGACCAGATTGTCCGAATCCGAGGCACGAACATGTACCGACCTCTCACAGAAGATGAAATCAgaatattcaaaagaaagaagaggatcaGCAGAAGAGCACTCCTGCTCCTGAGTTCCATTCTAACTCATTTTATCTTTCTGGCCCTTCTGTTGGTCCTTGTCATGCTGCTATATCACACTGACACCTTCTACTACAACCAGTTTATCCGTGATCGGTTCTCTGTGGATCTTGCTACTGTGACTAACCTGGAAGACATCTACAGATGGCTGCACAGCGTGCTGTTGCCTTTGTTACACAATGACCTGAATCCAACATTTCTTCCTGAAAGCTCATCTAAAATCCTTGGCCTTCCATTGATGAGGCAAGTGAGAGCAAAATCTAGTGGGAAAATGTGTCTACCTGCCGAAAAGTTTGTGCAAAGCAGTATCAGAAGAGAAATTCATTGTCATCCCACATATGGCATTGACCCAGAAGACACAAAAAACTATTCTGGCTTTTGGAATGGAGTTGATCAGCAGGCTGTAGACGAGAGTATCAGTGGATTTACCTATAAGCCTCAAGGAAAGCAATGGCTGTATTATTCCTATGGACTACTACACACTTACGGATCTGGAGGCTATGCATTCTACTTTTTTCCAGAACAGCAGCGGTTTAATTccacactgaggctcagaggactTCAGGAAAGCAATTGGCTTGATGAGAAGACATGGGCTGTGCTTTTGGAATTAACGACTTTTAATCCCGACGTAAATCTGCTCTGCAGCATTTCAGTCATGTTCGAGGTCTCTCAGTTAGGAGTTGTCAACACAAGCGTCTCTCTAcactctttttctcttgctgatttcgACAGGAACACTTCAGCAGAAATCTACTTATACGTGGccattctcattcttttcttagCCTACATTGTCGATGAGGGTTATATCATTATTCAAGAAAGAGCCTCCTATGTGAGAAGTGTGTATAATTTGCTCAACTTGGCTTTAAAGTGCCTGTTCACTGTGTTGATTGTGCTCTTCTTCAGGAAACATTTCCTGGCCACGGGCATAATCCAGTTTTACTCGTCGAACCCTGaagacttcattccttttcatgcgGTTTCTCACGTAGATCACGTCATGAGGATAATTTTGGGTTTCCTGTTATTTCTGACGATTTTGAAGACCCTCAGGTATTCCAGATTCTTCTATGATGTGCGTCTGGCTCAGAGGGCCATCCAGGCTGCCCTCCCTGGCATCTGCCACATGGCATTTGCTGTGTCCGTGTATTTCTTCGCATACACGGCTTTCGGTTACCTGGTGTTCGGTCAGCATGAATGGAATTACAGTAACTTGATTCATTCCACTCAGACAGTATTTTCCTATTGTGTCTCAGCTTTCCAGAACACTGACTTTTCCAATAACAGGATTCTGGGGGTCCTGTTCCTCTGGTCTTTCGTGCTGGTGATGATCTGCATCTTGATCAACTTATTTCAGGCTGTAATTCTGTCTGCCTATGAGGAAATGAAGCAGCCCGTATATGAGGAGCCCTCGGAGGAAGTGGAAGCCATGACATATTTATGTCGTAAACTGAGAACCATATTCAGCTTTCTGACCTCCCGATCTAAGGCCAAAGACGAGCCTGAGTTCTTTACTGACATGATGTATGGGCAGCCAGAGAAGAACAGCCGCCGTTTTCTGGGGTTGAAGACCAGAAATATCAATGGGAAGAAAATGGTTTACCTTGTTGTTTGATGAATTATGGTTTCAAGAGTCTCAAGTGAGCGTTTCCCCAAATGCTGAGTCTATGGGATGAAGGGGATTAGGAAGTGTCAGTGGCTTCATCAGGCTTTCTACTCATGTCCTTCACCTGGCACATCCCCTACACTTGGAATTACCTCCAGTCTTGGCCTCTGCTCTTGGGAGTGTGAGTTGTGGAGTGTAGCACCTGAGGAGCGAGGAGGGTCACAGCGTGAGGTTCCTGGACTGATTTCCCTTTAGAGGGGAGTTATGTGACTCGGGGTACAAGGGCAGCCCTGTTTCTTTGGTGTCAGCAGCAGTTTAGGTTTTGAGAAGCAGATTTGAGAGAGGGACCTGGCCAGGGTGGTGCATTGTCGGGTGTTTCTGGGCTTGACCCACGCTGGAAGCCGATGGCCTGTTGCTCCAGCACCGAGCCCCAAACTCCTTGGCCTCGCTGGGAGGCCCCTTTGCAGACCAGGACTGCAGTCTCCCCTCTTCTTTGTTCCCCTGGGTTTAGGGCCTAGTGGGGAGTTCCAGGACTTACTTCCTGGAAGTGCTTGGGAACGCAGGAGTGGCGCTTCTCATTTATTCTTAAAGCTACTGCAAGTTAAAGTAAAATTCAGTAACTTTTTCTGACCAAGAGACATGTCTTGTTAAGCACCAAAATGGTGCATATGGGTTCACAGTAACATATAGTAAGTGTTCTATATGCTGAATAGAGCAACACAAGCATCTAGGATTTGGGCATTTGATTATTTATGGCGTGCTGGACCATTTagggataaggaaaatgtggcttgTCACGTAACAGAAACAAGAGCCGGCAGCTGTACTATTTTCATTCAGAAGTATGTGCATTTATGTAGATGCCACCTTAAGCTTTCTCAGAATTAAATGTGAGATCTCTTCTGTGAGCCTTGCAGTGATTTCCGTGTGAGGGGCACATACACGCATAGCTCCTGCCCGCCAAGTGGAGGGCCGGAAAAGGGGGACAATCAAATGAGATGGGTGGGTGCACCCACTTTGCTGTACCTGTCATCCTCAGCTGCGCTGAAATGAACATAGCACACTAGGCCCCCGCAGGTACCAATAGACACCTTCCATCCTTTCCTTCATGGAAATGCCTAGCCCTGGGCAGAATGTAGTTCTGTCTTACCTGTTGCCAGGTGAGAAGATGAAGAGGTCTCATGATTCACTCAAGTCCTCACACAGTCAGCAAGGGTCAGAAGGTCAGATGGGGGCTAGacgttgtggctcacacctgcaatt from the Callithrix jacchus isolate 240 chromosome 1, calJac240_pri, whole genome shotgun sequence genome contains:
- the PKDREJ gene encoding polycystin family receptor for egg jelly; the protein is MRPGPALLLLLLLGLGLGLRRLLPPPPPAPRGAPAAVPGAPGGLLRGVPGLGVRVGRARLRLRLRAVRAGGVVLSGGGGLCFPRGGARRRWYCLDLRVLLSAQRPPRPALPTPVDLQLSARRGRLSLTWSAPLPRPPGCPAWTFLLRLLGPGPAPRAAPATRVSPRSAAPGPRAQSGFVARTECPTDGPARVVWQAVNSSRYRAVESSVSCQIDACVIQSVRINTDRRGAPVRLSRTAETTLNASVQLDCPGALAISQYWQVFSVPAVGHAPDWTQPLDLPQLEIRRSPLFIHIPSHSLYWGVYVFNFTVSIVTGNPKMSEVKDSDAVYVWITRSPLQAVMLGEAHITANFPERLILDGSTSSDPDADSPLQGLQFLWYCTTDPRNYRGDQIILGSKDVCHPEQANLKWPWASGPVLTLPPETLKGDQVYFFRMVIRKDSRTAFSDKRVHVLQGPEAIAHLTCMENCERTLAVSDRFALFLNCTNCASRDVYRWSLLSSSGGEMLFDWSGETVTGRHGAYLSVKAFAFRYFLEAEFWISLHLASWTGTTSVFRHSFIINHGPQIGECKINPAKGIALMTKFVVQCSNFRDKHMPLTYKIIVSDVHGAGEISSVKENTLGTILYLGPQSTAPPSFLPVGMLANQYALKIYAQVYDALGAFSQVTLYATAQAPTNKNSSKTVLNQLLSFTMGPSSLLSTLIQKQDFLPAGYLMYVVASVLNNMRTEFSLQDDRVSLREHLVEQSFLLPASTLVEIGQVVMAVTKLTQKPSEFTWDAQKRVTMRTWQANHALQEYQQKDQHFRSEQIEIVSTGILMTMSNILNLTSSNQAMKDPFCVLESLSDTILANKVPGNETTSMRTPNFNMYVKKVEKWDVTQVFRDEKHCRNCFYPTLNASSVPGLSANAPISTMFCDFTNDPFPWLNDQENTSFVISGFRMTGVADNGSVLEITPDVAEVFLVRKNVAFAAFDLTVGPDREVDGSSKTTGGFSFQVDSRVPREVLVHIVTEVTVPFTVLVYTGSQVTPTALVATFLVPHDIPPVASQSALFDPACKVKKARVVCLPLSLLQLIAQHSHSPFCAVSIVLQAPRFVMKPSDKLVRISLFSVQCLDMYGIQSEWREGYCILGEKTSWHEVHCVCKNLVRARRQLGTLGLASIHLHTHYVMAKVLVIPNPVDLRLNIIETLYQNPVTLLTVLFVILLYMILAFWTLYRDEMDQFLRGHVIVLPDNDPYDNLCYLVTVFTGSRGGSGTRANVFVQLRGTVSTSDVHCLSHPHFTALHRGSISTFLLTTKGDLGDIHSIRVWHNNEGHSPSWYLSRIKVENLFSRHVWLFICQKWLSIDTTLDRTFQVTHPDEPLTRKDFFFIDVSSKLQKNHMWFSVFAGGVAKTFSRLQRLSCCLATLLSSLLCNIMFFNLNKQQTESRERKYIRSMMIGIESVFITIPVQLLITFLFTCSQRKPHADLKEASPQKLPLMAEGSGHWEESLRTWHANETAKELPREAAKGTPEPRLLKAAPKATPEPKHRHRKAQIKTPETRRPNTNSNNNEDDPNVPSEEHSSQQELRQLKKKAQIVLPWWCVYVAWFLAFATSSISSFFIVFYGLTYGYDKSMEWLFASFCSFCQSVFLVQPCKIILLSGFRTNKPKYCKNLSWSTMYQYTEIRLGGMSKHPDERQRIHDQIVRIRGTNMYRPLTEDEIRIFKRKKRISRRALLLLSSILTHFIFLALLLVLVMLLYHTDTFYYNQFIRDRFSVDLATVTNLEDIYRWLHSVLLPLLHNDLNPTFLPESSSKILGLPLMRQVRAKSSGKMCLPAEKFVQSSIRREIHCHPTYGIDPEDTKNYSGFWNGVDQQAVDESISGFTYKPQGKQWLYYSYGLLHTYGSGGYAFYFFPEQQRFNSTLRLRGLQESNWLDEKTWAVLLELTTFNPDVNLLCSISVMFEVSQLGVVNTSVSLHSFSLADFDRNTSAEIYLYVAILILFLAYIVDEGYIIIQERASYVRSVYNLLNLALKCLFTVLIVLFFRKHFLATGIIQFYSSNPEDFIPFHAVSHVDHVMRIILGFLLFLTILKTLRYSRFFYDVRLAQRAIQAALPGICHMAFAVSVYFFAYTAFGYLVFGQHEWNYSNLIHSTQTVFSYCVSAFQNTDFSNNRILGVLFLWSFVLVMICILINLFQAVILSAYEEMKQPVYEEPSEEVEAMTYLCRKLRTIFSFLTSRSKAKDEPEFFTDMMYGQPEKNSRRFLGLKTRNINGKKMVYLVV